The Bartonella grahamii subsp. shimonis region CAATGCCAGCACCAGGGACACCGCCACCGCCAACGCCAGCGCCACCAACTTGTGGTGCAGGAGGTGCGGGCGTTTCTGCTGCTTTAGCTCCAGTAGAATCAGAAGAGTCCGGCTTTATCCACTCTATCAGATATGTCAATCCAGCTGAAAACCAATCATCCGAAGCATTTACACTTTCAGCCGAAGCATTTACACTTTGTAAAAAGAAGAGAGCACTTGTTGTCAGTGCGTACAGACTTGTACGCTTTTTAAATACATTGATCATATGTCAAACTTTCTAAATAATGTTGCAAAAACACTAGAATTAAGTGAAAATGAGGTAAGTGAACAATTTGTAACATATGTAAGTCAACTTTACAACATAGTGTAATTTATTTACGCTTCATTTTGTGCATAAAAATACCTAAGTTAAGGTTTTTAAATGCACAAGCCCTTGTAATATCAGATAAAAGGATAAAATCACGATGATAAAATATATGAAATGGGTGGCTTCTGTTTTACTGGTTGCAACCAGCTTTACAACACCTTTATGGACACAGATGAGTATTGCAAATACGAGTACTCAAACAAATGTAACAATTAATCATGTTTCAGGCACGACTTCTGTTCCCACCTCTCCGAAAAAGGTCGTTGTATTTGATATCGCCGCACTTGATAATATGAGTCGCCTTGGTATCAAAGCGGTTGTCGGCATTCCTGAAGGAAAAAAACCACCCTATCTGCAACAATTTGATGATGCAAAATATGAAAAAATTGGTACCCTTTTTGAACCTGATTATGAAAAAATTGCCACTCTTCAACCTGATTTGATTATTATATCCTCCAGAACTCAAGCAAAATATAACGATTTATCCAAAATCGCTCCAACAATTGATCTAACTGTAGGAAATGAAAACTCTCTTGCAGATATTGAACGAAATGTGTCTATCCTTGGCAAAATTTTTGGCAAAGAAAAAGAAGCTGCAGCAGAAATTGCAAAACTCAATGAAACTTTAGCTGAAGTTCGTAAAAATACCAAAGGAAAAGGCCAAGGTCTTGTACTCATGACCTCTGGTGGAAAGATCAGTGCCTTAGGACCAAAATCACGTTTCGATATTTTACATTCCGCTTTTGGAATTGCTCCTGCAACCGATAAACTCACTGTACAAAAACATGGACAGCTTATTTCTCCTGAATTTATTCTTGAGACCAATCCTGATTGGTTGTTGGTGATTGATCGCGATGCAGCAATTGGACGAGAAGGGCAATCCGCAGCACAATTGCTTAACAATGAGCTTGTTCACCGCACAACAGCGAGCAAACAAAATCAAATTATTTATTTGGACTCTTGGAGCTGGTATCGTGCAAGTGGTGGTTTAACGGGACTCATTGAAACCGCCAAGCAGATCAACGAAGCCTTCACAAAGAGCAAATAAGCGTACAAAAGAGCTTGCTTGCTATATAAATAAAATTTAAAAGCAGAGGTTGTTTATTAAGCAATCTTTGCTTTTTTAGGTTTTGTTAGAAAATGATTTAACGTGAAGAATTACTGGATAACCATAACGCTTCTCATTCTCCTGTCTATCCTCAGCATTTTTGTTGGTTATTCTGATGTCACGCCTTCTGACCTCTTTGCAGCCGATCCCCATGCGTGGCTTATTTTTTGGCAAACACGTCTTCCTCGTACCATTTCAATCCTTTTAGTAGGTGCATCGCTTGCGCTTTCAGGTATGATTATGCAACTATTGACACGCAATCGCTTTGTCGAGCCATCAACCGCTGGAACTGTTGAATCTGCTTCCCTTGGTATTCTTTTTATTATGATTTTTCTGCCCGATATTTCTGTTTTAGGAAAAACGGTCGTTGCAACACTTTTTGCCATGACAGGCACTTTACTTTTTATATTTTTATTGCGCCGCATTCCTCTAAAATCTGCTCTCATTGTACCCCTTACAGGGATTATGCTAAGCTATATTATTGGCTCTTTAACCAATGCCATTGCAGATTATGAAATGTTACTTCCCTCTCTTCAAGCTTACTTATTTGGCAGTTTTTCGATGGTTCTTGAAGGAAAATATGAGCTCTTATGGCTATCCCTTCCCCTTTGTATTCTGGCCTATTGTACTGCTGATCGCTTCACGGTTGCAAGCTTAGGAGAAGATTTAACCAATAACCTTGGATTGAATTATCGTGTTGTCATGTTTTTTGGTCTTTTTATTGTTGCATCGATAACCGCTGTTGTTGTCTGTACAATTGGTCGAATTCCTTTTGTTGGATTGATTATTCCAAATATTGTTTCAAGTTTCATGGGCGATAATATGCGCCGTACTGCTCCTTGGGTGGCCATCAGCGGTGCAGGATTGGTCTTAATTTGTGATCTTGTAGGACGAATAATTCATCCCTCTCTTGAAATTCCCATCAGCACTATGATGGGTGTAATCGGTAGTTTTATTTTTATGATACTGCTTTTACGCAGGAGAAAGCGTCTTGGATAGAAGAAGAAAAACAATATGTGTACTAACAACACTTATCATCATAGCATGTACTGTCATTAGTCTTTACATGACGTGGAATATCAATATTTATACCTGGACATTTCGTCTTACAAAACTTTCCTCTCTGCTTCTTATTGCCTATGCAATAAGTGTTTCTACGGTTTTATTTCAAACAATCGTTAATAACCGTCTTCTTACCCCTTCAATTATGGGATTTGACCAGCTTTATATTTTAATAAAAACTGTCTTGATATATTTTGTAGGTTCTCTTTCCTTACCTTTTTTGAATGAAGAAGGACAACTCATTCTTGAAGCTCTCATTCTCATTCTTTTTTCAATAAGCCTTTTTCGCTGGCTATTTTCAGGAAGCTTAAAGGGACTTCATTTGACGCTTTTAATGGGTGTTGTTTTAGGCGGCTTTTTTTTTAGTTTACGGATGTTTATGCAATTGCAATTAAATCCAGACCAAATGATGAATTTAACCGATATTATGTTTACAAATTTTAATA contains the following coding sequences:
- a CDS encoding siderophore ABC transporter substrate-binding protein, whose protein sequence is MIKYMKWVASVLLVATSFTTPLWTQMSIANTSTQTNVTINHVSGTTSVPTSPKKVVVFDIAALDNMSRLGIKAVVGIPEGKKPPYLQQFDDAKYEKIGTLFEPDYEKIATLQPDLIIISSRTQAKYNDLSKIAPTIDLTVGNENSLADIERNVSILGKIFGKEKEAAAEIAKLNETLAEVRKNTKGKGQGLVLMTSGGKISALGPKSRFDILHSAFGIAPATDKLTVQKHGQLISPEFILETNPDWLLVIDRDAAIGREGQSAAQLLNNELVHRTTASKQNQIIYLDSWSWYRASGGLTGLIETAKQINEAFTKSK
- a CDS encoding ABC transporter permease — translated: MKNYWITITLLILLSILSIFVGYSDVTPSDLFAADPHAWLIFWQTRLPRTISILLVGASLALSGMIMQLLTRNRFVEPSTAGTVESASLGILFIMIFLPDISVLGKTVVATLFAMTGTLLFIFLLRRIPLKSALIVPLTGIMLSYIIGSLTNAIADYEMLLPSLQAYLFGSFSMVLEGKYELLWLSLPLCILAYCTADRFTVASLGEDLTNNLGLNYRVVMFFGLFIVASITAVVVCTIGRIPFVGLIIPNIVSSFMGDNMRRTAPWVAISGAGLVLICDLVGRIIHPSLEIPISTMMGVIGSFIFMILLLRRRKRLG
- a CDS encoding iron chelate uptake ABC transporter family permease subunit, coding for MDRRRKTICVLTTLIIIACTVISLYMTWNINIYTWTFRLTKLSSLLLIAYAISVSTVLFQTIVNNRLLTPSIMGFDQLYILIKTVLIYFVGSLSLPFLNEEGQLILEALILILFSISLFRWLFSGSLKGLHLTLLMGVVLGGFFFSLRMFMQLQLNPDQMMNLTDIMFTNFNKFNTSLISFATIIVFIVSLIGWRSRHILDILALGRENALNLGINYHKSATAILIFVSILVSISTALVGPVTFFGLLVANLAYEFSPQAKHGVVVPIAILLAIICLVGGQFILEQILNMAGRLSFIIEFCGGIVFLMLLMKGKLK